The following coding sequences are from one Diospyros lotus cultivar Yz01 chromosome 7, ASM1463336v1, whole genome shotgun sequence window:
- the LOC127806469 gene encoding probable inactive purple acid phosphatase 2 produces the protein MAAKHRPSATPHHCLRRRPKMNPRFSIFLSLLFSQIFTSCFASDVSISVSPQTLSKSGDSVTIQWSGVGSPSKLDWVGIYSPPNSSPDHFIGYLFLSSAPTWESGSGSITLPLVNLRSNYQFRIFRWTESEINPKRQDHDHNPLPGTKHLLAESGEIGFEAGRGPEQVHLGFTDRDDEMRVMFVTHDGKESFVRYGLSKDPTGQRVASTRVVKYEREHMCDAPANQSIGWRDPGYIHDGIMTDLKKGKRYYYQVGSDAGGWSITNSFVSRNEDSDETIAFLFGDMGTATPYSTFLRTQDESISTMKWISRDIQALGDKPSFISHIGDISYARGYAWLWDHFFFQIEPVASKVPYHVCIGNHEYDWPMQPWKPDWSYSVYGKDGGGECGVPYSLRFNMPGNSSELTGTLAPATRNLYYSFSTGAVHFVYISTETNFLPGSSQYNFIKHDLELVDRKKTPFVVVQGHRPMYTTSHENRDAPFRERLLNHLEPLFVKNNVTLALWGHVHRYERFCPINNFTCGSFGLKGEDWEAFPVHVVIGMAGQDWQPIWEPRPQHPDDPIFPQPEQSLYRGGEFGYTRLVATKDKLTLSYVGNHDGEVHDMVEILASGQVLSGNNGDGVTMARSKIMDSTFSWYVKVASVLVLGAFMGYVIGYVSHARRGAAASGTDWIPVKSDEI, from the exons ATGGCCGCCAAGCACCGACCGAGCGCCACCCCCCACCACTGCCTGCGCCGCCGTCCAAAAATGAATCCCCGATTCTCAATCTTCCtctctctattattttctcaaatcttcaCCTCCTGCTTCGCCTCGGACGTCTCCATCTCCGTTTCCCCTCAAACCCTCTCCAAATCCGGCGACTCCGTCACGATCCAGTGGTCCGGCGTTGGCTCGCCCTCGAAGCTCGACTGGGTCGGAATCTACTCGCCCCCGAACTCCTCCCCCGACCACTTCATCGGctatctcttcctctcctccgCCCCGACCTGGGAATCCGGGTCGGGCTCCATCACCCTCCCCTTGGTCAATCTCCGATCCAACTACCAGTTCCGGATCTTCCGGTGGACCGAGTCGGAGATCAACCCGAAGCGCCAGGATCACGACCACAACCCGCTGCCAGGGACGAAGCACCTCCTGGCGGAATCCGGTGAGATCGGGTTCGAGGCGGGTCGGGGCCCGGAGCAGGTCCACCTGGGGTTCACGGATCGCGATGACGAGATGCGGGTCATGTTCGTGACTCACGACGGGAAGGAGAGCTTCGTGAGATACGGGTTGTCAAAAGACCCGACGGGTCAGCGCGTGGCGAGCACGCGCGTGGTCAAGTATGAGAGGGAACACATGTGTGACGCGCCGGCCAATCAGAGCATTGGCTGGAGAGATCCTGGTTACATTCATGATGGGATCATGACAGAtttgaagaaaggaaagaggTATTATTACCAG GTTGGAAGTGATGCAGGAGGTTGGAGCATCACTAACAGCTTTGTCTCACGAAATGAGGACTCCGATGAAACTATAGCTTTCTTATTTGGAGACATGGGAACCGCAACGCCATACTCGACATTCCTTCGCACACAAGATGAAAGCATATCGACTATGAAGTGGATCAGCCGAGACATTCAGGCTCTTGGTGACAAGCCATCATTTATTTCGCATATTGGTGATATCAGCTATGCAAGAGGATACGCATGGTTGTGGGACCATTTTTTCTTCCAGATCGAACCAGTTGCCTCCAAAGTTCCTTACCATGTGTGCATAGGTAATCACGAATACGATTGGCCTATGCAGCCTTGGAAACCAGACTGGTCCTACTCTGTGTATGGAAAAGATGGTGGGGGTGAATGTGGTGTGCCATACAGTCTCAGGTTCAACATGCCCGGGAACTCTTCAGAGCTAACTGGAACCCTCGCCCCAGCCACTCGAAACCTTTACTATTCGTTCAGTACAGGGGCAGTTCATTTTGTGTACATATCAACAGAAACCAATTTTCTTCCTGGGAGCAGCCAGTATAACTTTATAAagcatgatttggagttggttgATAGGAAAAAGACCCCATTTGTCGTTGTCCAAGGGCACAGGCCAATGTACACAACGAGCCATGAAAACCGGGATGCCCCATTCAGGGAGAGATTGCTCAATCACCTTGAACCGCTCTTCGTGAAGAATAATGTGACCCTTGCATTGTGGGGTCATGTCCACAGATACGAAAGATTTTGTCCCATAAACAACTTCACTTGCGGGAGTTTTGGCCTGAAAGGGGAGGACTGGGAGGCATTTCCCGTGCACGTTGTAATTGGGATGGCAGGGCAAGACTGGCAACCGATTTGGGAACCAAGACCCCAACATCCAGACGACCCCATATTCCCACAGCCAGAGCAGTCTCTCTACCGAGGGGGCGAGTTTGGATACACTAGACTCGTCGCCACCAAGGATAAACTTACACTTTCCTACGTGGGGAACCATGACGGGGAGGTACACGATATGGTGGAAATCCTGGCATCGGGGCAAGTCCTCAGTGGCAACAACGGTGATGGTGTTACCATGGCCAGGAGTAAGATCATGGACTCGACCTTTTCATGGTACGTCAAGGTAGCAAGCGTACTCGTGCTTGGGGCTTTTATGGGATACGTTATTGGGTATGTATCGCATGCCAGGAGAGGAGCTGCTGCATCCGGGACAGACTGGATTCCAGTGAAGAGCGACGAAATATAA
- the LOC127806531 gene encoding uncharacterized protein LOC127806531 isoform X2, with amino-acid sequence MMDEIRRKELLERRIPMESCSFSRPLLSQKGHKPSFSLVNSVCTRPSVSGVEIDSSPVSCTEGNDMYNGQSPFQNGFSSKDCEILESRPSKVRKMLFDLELPADECIDSEESNPSLKNKISDVSSCPPLGRHHRIAPESSVKLNLDISAKIDCDTGTSSRSGYCCKSSIKLADLNEPIHVEEPALPASLDFVGCAASYGETKDQDPAGKFKSQFLLGLPKEILQNSHHVKNIENGREWSAYVQEARHCKTYPDSAPQGVHVDKALLSSELIHTMPDKTLQPFGILRPDRSKEDVWSSRTVCDSEHWQRSCNPSGFNHPEPVVASNLPSSYPFIHSSDLDHAWSVSISTWGKPSVTLAHKLTSSQANPPSDSAGFSSRSSKSSAQSHEIFGDKLYLHSRSGSTAGLGSGLSNPNGLRHGSSSASKDIAAHFPLGGYDYLNCCKDHKVASECSINYGPGSYLKGSDFADVKLTNDMKPNPFLSKCLSNEVVPQRGLEIRHEERKCEDHLKALPWFKAKPAAGKNEGTNATVSDSRLLSTGSETVKILEVGAKSNELSDCLVNRKILGFPIFGNPCTPKNESSSLVSASAFLQCTSRGEDIKNVGKVGLIDINMACDPESSTELDENIPVVDECEKKVTNVRTHIDLNSLASDDEATLAPSIASTSANLKIAVEIDLEAPPCPEIEEGVPPAADEHEMILLKSAQLKPEQPQDEDARAAAAEAIVAMSSCAHLSHVESTACRQSEAPADALLWLAEVVSSHSDCPERNSGATLRSTDGGDNEVPYSDEIDSFELMTLNLIEIKEEEFMPRPLAPRNREAEETRTAALLNRPRKGQWRRGRQRRNFQRDILPGLASLSRHEVTEDLQTFGGMMSAAGFPWHSGLTTRRNGARTGGGRGRRRSVVADHAAAAAAATSSPQIPELSSIEVGLADQSPTGWGKTPRRPRRQRCPAAAATLN; translated from the exons ATGATGGATGAGATTAGAAGAAAGGAACTACTTGAGCGTCGGATACCAATGGAGTCATGTTCGTTTTCAAGGCCACTGTTATCTCAGAAAGGGCATAAACCAAGCTTCTCCTTGGTGAACTCTGTTTGCACTAGACCGTCTGTTTCAGGTGTTGAAATTGATAGTTCTCCTGTGAGTTGTACAGAAGGGAATGACATGTACAATGGTCAAAGTCCATTCCAGAATGGGTTTAGTTCCAAGGATTGTGAGATATTGGAGTCCAGACCCTCAAAGGTTAGGAAAATGTTGTTTGATCTTGAACTCCCAGCTGATGAATGCATTGATTCAGAGGAAAGCAACCCGTCCTTGAAGAATAAGATATCTGATGTTTCAAGTTGTCCTCCTCTGGGTAGACACCACAGGATTGCTCCCGAGAGTAGTGTGAAGTTGAATCTTGATATCAGTGCAAAGATTGACTGTGACACAGGTACTTCTTCAAGATCTGGTTACTGTTGTAAGAGCTCTATCAAGTTGGCTGATCTGAATGAACCCATTCATGTTGAAGAACCAGCGCTTCCTGCatctcttgattttgttggCTGTGCTGCCAGCTATGGAGAGACTAAAGATCAGGATCCTGCTGGTAAATTCAAGTCACAGTTTCTTCTAGGTCTGCCCAAGGAGATTCTACAGAACTCCCATCATGTCAAGAATATTGAAAATGGGAGAGAGTGGTCAGCCTATGTGCAGGAAGCGA GACACTGCAAAACCTATCCGGATTCTGCTCCTCAGGGTGTCCATGTAGATAAGGCACTCCTATCTTCTGAGCTAATACATACTATGCCTGACAAAACTCTTCAGCCTTTTGGTATTCTTCGGCCTGATCGTAGCAAGGAAGATGTATGGAGCAGCAGAACAGTTTGTGATTCAGAACACTGGCAAAGAAGCTGTAATCCCTCTGGTTTTAATCACCCAGAACCAGTTGTTGCCTCCAATTTACCTAGTTCATACCCATTTATTCACTCCTCTGACCTGGACCATGCTTGGTCTGTGTCCATCTCCACTTGGGGAAAGCCTAGTGTTACTTTGGCCCATAAATTGACATCAAGCCAAGCAAATCCGCCTTCAGATTCAGCTGGTTTCTCAAGTAGAAGTTCCAAGTCTTCGGCTCAAAGCCATGAGATTTTTGGAGACAAATTGTATCTTCACAGTAGATCTGGGTCTACTGCTGGCTTAGGAAGTGGACTGTCTAATCCTAATGGACTTCGCCATGGATCTTCATCGGCTTCAAAGGATATAGCAGCCCATTTCCCTTTGGGCGGTTATGATTATTTGAACTGTTGTAAGGATCACAAGGTAGCTTCTGAATGCTCGATTAATTATGGTCCCGGAAGCTATTTAAAGGGCTCAGATTTTGCAGACGTGAAGTTGACAAATGATATGAAGCCGAACCCCTTCCTTTCCAAATGTTTATCTAATGAGGTTGTTCCTCAGCGAGGCCTTGAGATCAGGCATGAAGAGAGGAAGTGTGAGGATCATTTGAAAGCTTTGCCTTGGTTTAAAGCTAAGCCTGCTGCTGGTAAGAATGAGGGCACCAACGCAACGGTCTCAGATTCTCGCCTATTGTCGACAGGAAGTGAAACTGTGAAAATCCTTGAAGTTGGGGCCAAGAGCAATGAGTTGAGTGACTGCCTAGTTAACAGGAAAATCCTTGGTTTTCCCATTTTTGGTAATCCTTGCACTCCTAAGAATGAGTCGTCTTCTCTTGTCTCTGCTTCTGCATTCCTTCAATGCACCTCTCGAGGTGAAGATATAAAAAATGTTGGCAAAGTTGGACTAATCGATATAAACATGGCTTGTGACCCCGAATCCAGCACAGAGCTTGACGAGAACATACCCGTTGTAGATGAGTGCGAGAAGAAGGTTACCAATGTAAGAACTCACATCGATTTGAACTCACTTGCAAGTGATGACGAAGCTACATTAGCTCCCTCCATTGCAAGCACGAGTGCCAACCTGAAGATTGCAGTGGAGATAGATCTTGAAGCCCCTCCATGTCCAGAGATTGAGGAAGGCGTGCCACCTGCTGCCGATGAACATGAGATGATACTTCTGAAATCGGCACAGCTCAAGCCCGAGCAGCCACAGGATGAAGATGCCAGGGCTGCGGCGGCTGAGGCAATAGTTGCTATGTCATCCTGTGCTCATCTCAGTCATGTGGAGAGCACTGCTTGCCGTCAATCTGAAGCTCCGGCAGACGCCCTCCTGTGGCTGGCGGAGGTAGTTTCTTCGCATTCGGATTGTCCTGAGAGAAATTCCGGCGCTACATTGAGGAGCACAGACGGTGGCGACAATGAGGTACCTTATTCTGATGAGATTGACTCCTTTGAACTCATGACACTGAACCTGATAGAGATCAAGGAAGAAGAGTTCATGCCAAGGCCTCTTGCTCCCAGAAACAGAGAAGCGGAAGAAACCAGAACAGCTGCATTACTGAACCGACCGCGCAAGGGCCAATGGAGAAGAGGGAGGCAGCGGAGGAACTTCCAGAGAGACATCCTTCCCGGCCTGGCTTCCTTGTCGAGGCATGAGGTAACCGAGGATCTTCAGACATTCGGCGGGATGATGAGCGCCGCCGGTTTTCCTTGGCATTCGGGATTGACGACCAGGCGAAATGGCGCCAGAACCGGGGGTGGCAGGGGAAGGCGCCGATCGGTGGTGGCCGACCATGCCGCcgctgccgccgccgccaccaGCTCCCCTCAGATACCGGAGCTTAGTAGCATTGAAGTCGGATTGGCGGATCAGAGCCCGACAGGGTGGGGAAAGACTCCTCGCCGGCCTCGCCGCCAACGATGCCCTGCCGCCGCCGCCACTTTGAACTAA
- the LOC127806531 gene encoding uncharacterized protein LOC127806531 isoform X1, which yields MGTKIQCKSYLPGYSMRNLKENCSSSKWPLLYGDKTLADEQYYNNFLSGTFTTAYPAYNKDGLKQTMIEHEAIFKQQVFELHRLYKKQKDMMDEIRRKELLERRIPMESCSFSRPLLSQKGHKPSFSLVNSVCTRPSVSGVEIDSSPVSCTEGNDMYNGQSPFQNGFSSKDCEILESRPSKVRKMLFDLELPADECIDSEESNPSLKNKISDVSSCPPLGRHHRIAPESSVKLNLDISAKIDCDTGTSSRSGYCCKSSIKLADLNEPIHVEEPALPASLDFVGCAASYGETKDQDPAGKFKSQFLLGLPKEILQNSHHVKNIENGREWSAYVQEARHCKTYPDSAPQGVHVDKALLSSELIHTMPDKTLQPFGILRPDRSKEDVWSSRTVCDSEHWQRSCNPSGFNHPEPVVASNLPSSYPFIHSSDLDHAWSVSISTWGKPSVTLAHKLTSSQANPPSDSAGFSSRSSKSSAQSHEIFGDKLYLHSRSGSTAGLGSGLSNPNGLRHGSSSASKDIAAHFPLGGYDYLNCCKDHKVASECSINYGPGSYLKGSDFADVKLTNDMKPNPFLSKCLSNEVVPQRGLEIRHEERKCEDHLKALPWFKAKPAAGKNEGTNATVSDSRLLSTGSETVKILEVGAKSNELSDCLVNRKILGFPIFGNPCTPKNESSSLVSASAFLQCTSRGEDIKNVGKVGLIDINMACDPESSTELDENIPVVDECEKKVTNVRTHIDLNSLASDDEATLAPSIASTSANLKIAVEIDLEAPPCPEIEEGVPPAADEHEMILLKSAQLKPEQPQDEDARAAAAEAIVAMSSCAHLSHVESTACRQSEAPADALLWLAEVVSSHSDCPERNSGATLRSTDGGDNEVPYSDEIDSFELMTLNLIEIKEEEFMPRPLAPRNREAEETRTAALLNRPRKGQWRRGRQRRNFQRDILPGLASLSRHEVTEDLQTFGGMMSAAGFPWHSGLTTRRNGARTGGGRGRRRSVVADHAAAAAAATSSPQIPELSSIEVGLADQSPTGWGKTPRRPRRQRCPAAAATLN from the exons ATGGGCACCAAGATCCAGTGTAAAAGCTACTTGCCTGGATATTCCATGAGGAATCTTAAAGAGAATTGTAGTAGTAGTAAGTGGCCCTTACTTTATGGAGACAAAACCTTGGCAGATGAACAATATTACAATAACTTCTTGTCTGGCACTTTTACGACTGCCTATCCTGCTTATAATAAGGATGGTTTAAAGCAGACGATGATTGAGCATGAGGCAATATTCAAGCAGCAG GTGTTTGAACTCCATCGCCTTTACAAGAAACAGAAAGACATGATGGATGAGATTAGAAGAAAGGAACTACTTGAGCGTCGGATACCAATGGAGTCATGTTCGTTTTCAAGGCCACTGTTATCTCAGAAAGGGCATAAACCAAGCTTCTCCTTGGTGAACTCTGTTTGCACTAGACCGTCTGTTTCAGGTGTTGAAATTGATAGTTCTCCTGTGAGTTGTACAGAAGGGAATGACATGTACAATGGTCAAAGTCCATTCCAGAATGGGTTTAGTTCCAAGGATTGTGAGATATTGGAGTCCAGACCCTCAAAGGTTAGGAAAATGTTGTTTGATCTTGAACTCCCAGCTGATGAATGCATTGATTCAGAGGAAAGCAACCCGTCCTTGAAGAATAAGATATCTGATGTTTCAAGTTGTCCTCCTCTGGGTAGACACCACAGGATTGCTCCCGAGAGTAGTGTGAAGTTGAATCTTGATATCAGTGCAAAGATTGACTGTGACACAGGTACTTCTTCAAGATCTGGTTACTGTTGTAAGAGCTCTATCAAGTTGGCTGATCTGAATGAACCCATTCATGTTGAAGAACCAGCGCTTCCTGCatctcttgattttgttggCTGTGCTGCCAGCTATGGAGAGACTAAAGATCAGGATCCTGCTGGTAAATTCAAGTCACAGTTTCTTCTAGGTCTGCCCAAGGAGATTCTACAGAACTCCCATCATGTCAAGAATATTGAAAATGGGAGAGAGTGGTCAGCCTATGTGCAGGAAGCGA GACACTGCAAAACCTATCCGGATTCTGCTCCTCAGGGTGTCCATGTAGATAAGGCACTCCTATCTTCTGAGCTAATACATACTATGCCTGACAAAACTCTTCAGCCTTTTGGTATTCTTCGGCCTGATCGTAGCAAGGAAGATGTATGGAGCAGCAGAACAGTTTGTGATTCAGAACACTGGCAAAGAAGCTGTAATCCCTCTGGTTTTAATCACCCAGAACCAGTTGTTGCCTCCAATTTACCTAGTTCATACCCATTTATTCACTCCTCTGACCTGGACCATGCTTGGTCTGTGTCCATCTCCACTTGGGGAAAGCCTAGTGTTACTTTGGCCCATAAATTGACATCAAGCCAAGCAAATCCGCCTTCAGATTCAGCTGGTTTCTCAAGTAGAAGTTCCAAGTCTTCGGCTCAAAGCCATGAGATTTTTGGAGACAAATTGTATCTTCACAGTAGATCTGGGTCTACTGCTGGCTTAGGAAGTGGACTGTCTAATCCTAATGGACTTCGCCATGGATCTTCATCGGCTTCAAAGGATATAGCAGCCCATTTCCCTTTGGGCGGTTATGATTATTTGAACTGTTGTAAGGATCACAAGGTAGCTTCTGAATGCTCGATTAATTATGGTCCCGGAAGCTATTTAAAGGGCTCAGATTTTGCAGACGTGAAGTTGACAAATGATATGAAGCCGAACCCCTTCCTTTCCAAATGTTTATCTAATGAGGTTGTTCCTCAGCGAGGCCTTGAGATCAGGCATGAAGAGAGGAAGTGTGAGGATCATTTGAAAGCTTTGCCTTGGTTTAAAGCTAAGCCTGCTGCTGGTAAGAATGAGGGCACCAACGCAACGGTCTCAGATTCTCGCCTATTGTCGACAGGAAGTGAAACTGTGAAAATCCTTGAAGTTGGGGCCAAGAGCAATGAGTTGAGTGACTGCCTAGTTAACAGGAAAATCCTTGGTTTTCCCATTTTTGGTAATCCTTGCACTCCTAAGAATGAGTCGTCTTCTCTTGTCTCTGCTTCTGCATTCCTTCAATGCACCTCTCGAGGTGAAGATATAAAAAATGTTGGCAAAGTTGGACTAATCGATATAAACATGGCTTGTGACCCCGAATCCAGCACAGAGCTTGACGAGAACATACCCGTTGTAGATGAGTGCGAGAAGAAGGTTACCAATGTAAGAACTCACATCGATTTGAACTCACTTGCAAGTGATGACGAAGCTACATTAGCTCCCTCCATTGCAAGCACGAGTGCCAACCTGAAGATTGCAGTGGAGATAGATCTTGAAGCCCCTCCATGTCCAGAGATTGAGGAAGGCGTGCCACCTGCTGCCGATGAACATGAGATGATACTTCTGAAATCGGCACAGCTCAAGCCCGAGCAGCCACAGGATGAAGATGCCAGGGCTGCGGCGGCTGAGGCAATAGTTGCTATGTCATCCTGTGCTCATCTCAGTCATGTGGAGAGCACTGCTTGCCGTCAATCTGAAGCTCCGGCAGACGCCCTCCTGTGGCTGGCGGAGGTAGTTTCTTCGCATTCGGATTGTCCTGAGAGAAATTCCGGCGCTACATTGAGGAGCACAGACGGTGGCGACAATGAGGTACCTTATTCTGATGAGATTGACTCCTTTGAACTCATGACACTGAACCTGATAGAGATCAAGGAAGAAGAGTTCATGCCAAGGCCTCTTGCTCCCAGAAACAGAGAAGCGGAAGAAACCAGAACAGCTGCATTACTGAACCGACCGCGCAAGGGCCAATGGAGAAGAGGGAGGCAGCGGAGGAACTTCCAGAGAGACATCCTTCCCGGCCTGGCTTCCTTGTCGAGGCATGAGGTAACCGAGGATCTTCAGACATTCGGCGGGATGATGAGCGCCGCCGGTTTTCCTTGGCATTCGGGATTGACGACCAGGCGAAATGGCGCCAGAACCGGGGGTGGCAGGGGAAGGCGCCGATCGGTGGTGGCCGACCATGCCGCcgctgccgccgccgccaccaGCTCCCCTCAGATACCGGAGCTTAGTAGCATTGAAGTCGGATTGGCGGATCAGAGCCCGACAGGGTGGGGAAAGACTCCTCGCCGGCCTCGCCGCCAACGATGCCCTGCCGCCGCCGCCACTTTGAACTAA